In Rosettibacter firmus, one genomic interval encodes:
- a CDS encoding T9SS type A sorting domain-containing protein, whose protein sequence is MWGDSYDAFDQTYNNVFSPVSNPRSINNAGVNFTIETTGSNSIAVYFTNPYAGSPSKPQNFHRISLVDNHPTLQWDLNSEPDIASYKIYRSYDNSPFYIAGAVSHPSNTFVDVNVDYTKPIWDKPVKYYVAAVDNTNKYSVPSDQVETIGIMNPLPKINTDDLTNTKAVDNFELLSNYPNPFNPSTRITYSLPEASFVTLKVYDILGREIVTLVNETKPSGKYAVEFDASKLPSGTYIYQLTAGNNQTIKKMLLLK, encoded by the coding sequence ATGTGGGGTGATTCTTATGATGCTTTCGATCAGACCTACAATAACGTATTTTCTCCAGTAAGTAATCCACGGTCAATAAATAATGCGGGAGTTAATTTTACAATTGAAACGACTGGTTCAAATAGTATAGCCGTTTATTTTACTAATCCCTATGCAGGTTCTCCCTCCAAGCCGCAAAATTTCCATCGTATTTCTTTGGTGGATAATCATCCTACACTCCAATGGGATTTAAATAGTGAACCCGATATCGCTTCATATAAAATTTACAGGAGTTATGATAATTCTCCTTTTTATATTGCGGGTGCTGTTTCCCACCCATCAAATACTTTTGTCGATGTTAACGTTGATTATACAAAGCCAATCTGGGATAAACCGGTTAAATATTACGTTGCTGCTGTAGATAATACAAATAAATATTCTGTACCAAGTGATCAGGTTGAAACGATCGGCATAATGAATCCTCTTCCTAAGATTAATACTGATGATTTAACTAATACTAAAGCAGTTGATAATTTTGAATTGCTTAGTAATTATCCAAATCCTTTTAATCCTTCGACTAGAATAACTTATTCTTTACCTGAGGCAAGTTTTGTAACATTGAAAGTATATGACATACTTGGAAGAGAAATAGTAACCCTTGTTAATGAAACAAAACCATCAGGCAAATATGCAGTTGAATTTGATGCATCTAAATTACCAAGTGGTACTTATATCTACCAATTGACTGCTGGAAATAATCAAACAATTAAAAAAATGTTATTGCTCAAATAA